In a single window of the Pelagibacterium sp. 26DY04 genome:
- the atpD gene encoding F0F1 ATP synthase subunit beta, translating to MAETKIGRVSQIMGAVVDVTFDDHLPAILNALETDNNGNRLVLEVAQHLGENTVRTIAMDTTEGLARGTEVRDTGEAISVPVGDETLGRIMNVIGEPIDEAGPVNTPTRRTIHQPAPEFVDQATQAEILVTGIKVIDLLAPYARGGKIGLFGGAGVGKTVLIQELINNVAKAHGGYSVFAGVGERTREGNDLYYEMIESGVNKDPKENNGSTEGSKCALVFGQMNEPPGARARVALTGLSIAEDFRDKGQDVLFFVDNIFRFTQAGSEVSALLGRIPSAVGYQPTLGTDMGALQERITTTNKGSITSVQAVYVPADDFTDPAPASTFAHLDATTSLNRAISEKGIYPAVDPLDSNSRMLDPTIVGEEHYNVARSVQEILQRYKSLQDIIAILGMDELSEEDKLTVARARKVERFMSQPFHVAEAFTNTPGIYVELEDTIKAFKGLVAGEYDHLPEQAFYMVGTIDDAVKKAQRLAAEAA from the coding sequence ATGGCAGAGACTAAAATCGGCCGCGTTTCCCAGATCATGGGCGCCGTTGTGGACGTCACCTTCGACGACCACCTGCCGGCCATTCTGAACGCGCTGGAAACCGACAACAACGGCAACCGCCTCGTGCTCGAAGTGGCGCAGCACCTGGGCGAGAACACCGTGCGCACCATCGCCATGGACACGACCGAAGGTCTGGCCCGCGGCACCGAAGTGCGCGACACGGGCGAAGCCATCTCGGTGCCGGTGGGCGACGAGACGCTCGGCCGCATCATGAACGTGATCGGCGAGCCGATCGACGAAGCCGGTCCGGTCAACACCCCGACCCGCCGCACCATTCACCAGCCGGCGCCCGAATTCGTCGACCAGGCCACCCAGGCCGAAATCCTTGTGACCGGCATCAAGGTCATCGACCTCCTGGCCCCCTATGCCCGTGGCGGCAAGATCGGCCTGTTCGGCGGCGCCGGCGTGGGCAAGACGGTGCTGATCCAGGAGCTGATCAACAACGTCGCCAAGGCTCACGGCGGTTACTCGGTGTTCGCCGGCGTCGGCGAGCGCACCCGCGAAGGCAACGATCTTTACTACGAAATGATCGAATCGGGCGTGAACAAGGACCCCAAGGAGAACAACGGTTCGACCGAGGGTTCCAAGTGCGCGCTGGTCTTCGGCCAGATGAACGAACCCCCGGGAGCCCGTGCCCGCGTGGCGCTGACCGGCCTGTCGATCGCCGAGGACTTCCGCGACAAGGGTCAGGACGTGCTGTTCTTCGTGGACAACATCTTCCGCTTCACCCAGGCCGGTTCGGAAGTGTCGGCTCTCTTGGGCCGCATTCCTTCGGCCGTGGGTTACCAGCCGACCCTGGGCACCGACATGGGCGCCCTCCAGGAACGCATCACCACCACCAACAAGGGCTCGATCACCTCGGTGCAGGCCGTGTACGTGCCGGCCGACGACTTCACCGATCCGGCGCCTGCCTCGACCTTTGCGCACCTTGACGCGACGACCTCGCTCAACCGCGCCATTTCGGAAAAGGGCATCTACCCGGCGGTCGATCCGCTCGACTCCAACTCGCGCATGCTCGATCCCACCATCGTGGGCGAAGAGCACTACAACGTGGCCCGTTCGGTGCAGGAAATCCTTCAGCGCTACAAGTCGCTCCAGGACATCATCGCCATTCTGGGCATGGACGAGCTTTCCGAAGAAGACAAGCTCACCGTGGCGCGCGCCCGCAAGGTCGAGCGCTTCATGAGCCAGCCCTTCCACGTGGCCGAAGCCTTCACCAACACGCCGGGCATCTATGTCGAGCTCGAAGACACCATCAAGGCCTTCAAGGGCCTGGTGGCCGGTGAATACGACCACCTGCCCGAACAGGCGTTCTACATGGTCGGGACCATCGACGACGCGGTCAAGAAGGCCCAGCGCCTGGCTGCCGAAGCAGCCTAG
- a CDS encoding F0F1 ATP synthase subunit gamma, with translation MPSLKDLKNRINSVKSTQKITKAMQMVAAAKLRRAQDAAEAARPYAERMEKVLAGLGAAYEGRPDAPALLAGTGKEDVHLLVVATGERGLAGGFNSSIARMAREHAQRLIAQGKTVKILTVGKKGADILKRGLAKNITEQISLREVKQLGYATAQGIGEKILALYEAGEFDVATLFYSRFQSVISQVPTAQQLIPAKFDKAEGEEIKAGAAIYEYEPDEEAILEDLLPRNVSVQIFRALLENNASFFGAQMTAMDNATRNAGELITKLQLSYNRQRQAQITKELIEIISGAEAL, from the coding sequence ATGCCCTCTTTGAAAGACCTCAAGAACCGGATCAACTCGGTCAAGTCGACCCAGAAGATCACCAAGGCCATGCAGATGGTCGCGGCGGCCAAGCTCCGCCGCGCCCAGGACGCCGCCGAAGCCGCGCGCCCCTATGCCGAGCGCATGGAAAAGGTGCTGGCCGGGCTGGGCGCTGCCTATGAGGGCCGTCCGGATGCGCCGGCGCTCCTGGCGGGCACGGGCAAGGAAGACGTGCACCTTCTGGTGGTGGCGACCGGCGAGCGCGGACTGGCCGGCGGCTTCAACTCCTCGATCGCCCGCATGGCGCGCGAGCATGCCCAGCGGCTGATCGCCCAGGGCAAGACCGTCAAGATCCTGACGGTGGGCAAGAAGGGCGCCGATATCCTGAAGCGCGGCCTTGCGAAAAACATCACCGAGCAGATCTCGCTGCGCGAGGTCAAGCAGCTCGGCTACGCCACGGCCCAGGGCATCGGGGAAAAGATCCTCGCGCTTTACGAAGCCGGCGAGTTCGACGTGGCGACGCTGTTCTATTCGCGCTTCCAGTCGGTCATCTCCCAGGTGCCGACCGCTCAGCAGCTCATTCCGGCCAAGTTCGACAAGGCCGAGGGCGAGGAGATCAAGGCCGGCGCGGCGATCTACGAATACGAGCCCGACGAGGAGGCGATCCTCGAAGACCTGCTGCCGCGCAATGTGAGCGTGCAGATCTTCCGGGCGCTGCTCGAGAACAACGCCTCGTTCTTTGGCGCGCAGATGACGGCGATGGACAACGCCACCCGCAATGCCGGTGAGCTGATCACCAAGTTGCAGCTGAGCTACAACCGCCAGCGCCAGGCGCAGATCACCAAGGAACTGATCGAAATTATTTCGGGCGCCGAGGCGCTCTAG
- a CDS encoding methyl-accepting chemotaxis protein — translation MQGLISRTLGRIPMTTTIAAMVVGAVLLSVGAVVAAVYINLSASTDQVAQQSQQSNIRTAATILGGMGGIQVDWTEQGDVASIGTWVMPRFYNNDVADSIARVTGETTAIFAWNSETGFFEQVTTSMVDAEGNRVTMEPIPGDSPLHRQVLEEGAVYTETMVNGEHYYSVYQPITYLSGTDVLGLLYVGVGQDAITAVVSDTMNLLLIVSGIAVAIMCVLSVIASRLIARPIPVLSQVMGRIAQNEFDVEVPYTDRRNEVGEMARAVEVFRENGQKVAAMTEAEAARIVADEKARREMMGQLQASFGNVVDAAIAGDFGQRVEANFADAELNALAGSVNDLVETVDRGLRETGSVLGALANTDLTMRVMGEYQGAFANLKHDTNAVAEKLSDIVMELRGTSRTLKTATGEILSGANDLSERTTRQAATIEETSAAMEQLAVTVMDNAKRAQDASQTAASVTRSAEEGGQVMGEATAAMGRITTSSAKVSDIIKMIDDIAFQTNLLALNASVEAARAGEAGKGFAVVAVEVRRLAQSAAEASAEVKALIEQSATEVDGGSKLVAQAAEKLAAMLEAARANTSQMEAIARDSREQASSIEEVNAAVRQMDEMTQHNAALVEETNAAIAQTEEQATALDRIVDVFRVERGAAASRPQGQPDDHARSLQVKVKQAAGAYLSHGNAAVDEDWKEF, via the coding sequence ATGCAGGGCTTAATCAGCAGAACGCTGGGGCGCATTCCCATGACCACGACGATCGCCGCGATGGTGGTCGGTGCCGTGTTGCTTTCGGTGGGTGCCGTGGTCGCGGCGGTTTACATCAATCTTTCGGCCAGTACCGACCAGGTGGCGCAGCAGAGCCAGCAGTCCAATATCCGGACGGCAGCCACCATTCTGGGTGGCATGGGCGGCATTCAGGTCGACTGGACCGAACAAGGCGACGTGGCGAGCATCGGCACATGGGTGATGCCGCGCTTTTACAACAATGACGTCGCCGATTCGATCGCCCGGGTGACCGGCGAGACGACGGCGATCTTTGCCTGGAACTCGGAAACCGGATTTTTCGAGCAGGTGACGACCTCGATGGTCGATGCCGAGGGCAATCGCGTCACGATGGAGCCGATTCCGGGCGACAGCCCGCTGCACCGGCAGGTCCTCGAAGAGGGCGCCGTCTATACCGAGACCATGGTCAATGGCGAGCATTATTATTCGGTCTATCAGCCCATAACCTATCTCTCGGGCACCGATGTGCTGGGGCTGCTCTATGTGGGCGTTGGCCAGGATGCGATCACGGCCGTGGTGTCCGACACCATGAACCTGTTGCTGATCGTGAGCGGCATTGCCGTCGCCATCATGTGCGTTCTCTCGGTGATCGCCTCGCGGCTGATCGCGCGGCCGATCCCGGTGCTCTCGCAAGTGATGGGCCGGATCGCCCAGAACGAATTCGACGTCGAGGTGCCCTATACCGACCGGCGCAACGAAGTGGGCGAGATGGCCCGCGCCGTCGAGGTGTTCCGCGAGAACGGCCAGAAGGTCGCCGCGATGACCGAAGCGGAAGCCGCGCGCATCGTGGCCGACGAAAAGGCCCGCCGGGAAATGATGGGGCAGCTTCAGGCTTCGTTCGGCAATGTGGTGGATGCGGCAATCGCCGGCGATTTCGGCCAGCGGGTCGAGGCCAATTTCGCCGATGCCGAACTCAATGCCCTGGCCGGCTCGGTCAACGATCTTGTCGAGACCGTCGACAGGGGATTGCGCGAAACCGGCAGCGTGCTCGGAGCCCTGGCCAATACCGACCTCACCATGCGGGTGATGGGCGAGTATCAGGGGGCGTTCGCCAATCTCAAGCACGACACCAATGCGGTCGCCGAAAAGCTCTCCGATATCGTGATGGAGCTGCGCGGCACCTCGCGTACGCTCAAGACGGCGACGGGCGAGATCCTTTCGGGCGCGAACGATCTTTCCGAGCGCACCACCCGACAGGCGGCGACCATCGAGGAAACCTCGGCGGCCATGGAACAGCTTGCGGTGACCGTGATGGACAACGCCAAGCGGGCCCAGGATGCTTCCCAGACCGCCGCTTCGGTCACCCGTTCGGCCGAGGAAGGCGGGCAGGTCATGGGCGAGGCGACCGCCGCGATGGGGCGGATCACCACCTCGTCGGCCAAGGTTTCCGACATCATCAAGATGATCGACGACATCGCCTTCCAGACCAACCTTCTGGCGCTCAACGCTTCGGTGGAAGCGGCGCGGGCCGGGGAAGCGGGCAAGGGCTTTGCCGTCGTCGCCGTCGAGGTGCGCCGGCTGGCCCAGAGCGCGGCCGAGGCTTCGGCCGAGGTCAAGGCGCTGATCGAGCAGAGCGCGACCGAGGTCGATGGCGGCTCCAAGCTCGTCGCCCAGGCGGCCGAAAAGCTTGCGGCCATGCTGGAGGCGGCGCGCGCCAACACCAGCCAGATGGAAGCGATCGCGCGCGACAGCCGCGAGCAGGCCTCCTCGATCGAGGAGGTCAACGCCGCCGTACGGCAGATGGACGAAATGACCCAGCACAATGCGGCGCTGGTCGAGGAAACCAATGCGGCGATCGCCCAGACCGAGGAACAGGCGACGGCGCTCGACCGGATCGTGGATGTGTTCCGCGTGGAGCGCGGCGCGGCGGCTTCCCGGCCGCAAGGGCAGCCGGACGACCATGCCCGCTCGCTGCAGGTCAAGGTCAAGCAGGCCGCCGGCGCCTATTTGAGCCACGGCAATGCCGCCGTCGACGAGGACTGGAAAGAGTTTTAG
- a CDS encoding F0F1 ATP synthase subunit epsilon, producing the protein MAEGVKVEIVSPEVLVLSAEARSVVVPGAEGYLTVMGDHAPLMTVLKPGFVTVVDTSGANKSFFVGGGFADISDAGVTILAEEARPASEFGRTEIEARISQAQQALSAAGEGDEKIAAQNALDTWRNLLLESASIGGSVH; encoded by the coding sequence ATGGCCGAAGGCGTCAAAGTCGAAATCGTATCGCCGGAAGTGCTCGTTCTGAGCGCCGAGGCGCGGTCGGTGGTCGTACCGGGCGCCGAGGGTTATCTCACGGTGATGGGCGACCATGCGCCGCTGATGACCGTGCTCAAGCCGGGGTTCGTCACGGTGGTCGACACCAGCGGGGCCAACAAGAGCTTTTTCGTCGGTGGCGGCTTTGCCGACATTTCCGATGCCGGGGTCACGATCCTGGCCGAGGAGGCCCGGCCGGCGAGCGAGTTCGGCCGGACCGAAATCGAGGCGCGGATTTCCCAAGCGCAGCAGGCGCTGTCGGCGGCAGGCGAGGGCGACGAGAAGATCGCCGCCCAGAATGCGCTCGATACCTGGCGTAACCTGCTGCTCGAAAGTGCTTCGATCGGTGGCTCGGTGCATTAG